In a genomic window of Candidatus Hydrogenedentota bacterium:
- a CDS encoding Rrf2 family transcriptional regulator encodes MNISSRCEYACRAVVELALREHTAAPVTSQHIAEQRGIPEKYLVHILLQLKRAGIVRSVRGSQGGYLLGRSPDDITLLNIVRAIDGAVLDPLPVDDAHGRDLRGAWKEVAGGIEDVLERVTVRDLMTRAQSSMYYI; translated from the coding sequence ATGAACATTTCGTCTCGCTGTGAATATGCGTGCCGGGCCGTGGTGGAGCTTGCGTTGCGCGAGCATACCGCGGCGCCGGTGACGTCGCAGCACATCGCGGAGCAGCGCGGCATCCCCGAAAAGTACCTCGTACACATTCTGCTGCAACTCAAGCGGGCAGGCATTGTGCGCAGCGTGCGCGGGTCACAGGGTGGATATCTGCTGGGCCGTTCGCCGGACGACATTACGCTGCTCAACATCGTGCGCGCGATCGACGGCGCCGTGCTCGATCCGTTGCCGGTGGACGACGCGCACGGGCGCGATCTGCGCGGGGCGTGGAAGGAAGTGGCCGGAGGCATCGAGGACGTGCTCGAACGCGTCACGGTCCGAGACCTGATGACGCGCGCGCAATCGAGTATGTATTACATTTGA